The sequence below is a genomic window from Sander lucioperca isolate FBNREF2018 chromosome 6, SLUC_FBN_1.2, whole genome shotgun sequence.
TATTCAGACTGCAGCTCTGAGATTGTTTCAGAATCTGACATGATGTGAACTTTTCTCTCTGATCTACAGGCTGGGAGGCCTCATCTGATGTGAAGGGATGCACAGACGGATGGGTGGAATTCACCTGCCAGCATAAAACAAGTCAACAATATCAAAGAGTTGATGTAGTTAAGGGCAGCAAAACAATCATACAAAGCACTGAAAATAATGTGTGGCAGACCGAGGGCAGATTTTCTGTTTACCATGATGCAGCAAATAGAAAGCTCAGAGTGGTAGTGGTCATCAAACAACTTCAACGTGGGGACTTTGAGAATTACACGTGTACATTTATATTGCACCAAAAATCTGACTGTGATAAAGTGAACTTGAAAGTTGGTAAGAAATGCCGCCTCTTTTCATCACTGTCTCTCATGTCCTTtgttaaagcactttgtaactgtgTTAAAGAGTAACTACACCCTCAGATAACTAAGGTATCATACATGCAGACTTGAACATACAGTACTCATATTGTTCTAGTCATCATCTACTGACTAACCAAGTTACAAAACATGGAAATAATTTTGTCACAAAGCATATAGTACTAGACATGATGGAAAGATTTCACACGTTTTACCTTTCTTGTTTATTTACAGATGACGGCTGTCAGACACCATTTCATCAAACTGCGTACAGAACAGCTAACACCACCATCTCATGTGACAAAAGAAAGTCTGAAGTCATGTTTTTCTGCAAAGAGAATGGTTCAATCTGTGAGGATATTTTATCAACAAAATCTTCTCCGAAGTCAAACGGGTCCTTCACTCTCACAGAGACCAGCAGTAGCTTCAACATGTCCATCAGTAATGTGTCCTCAGAGCATGCTGGTGTCTACTGGTGTGGAGTGGAAACAAATAAGGGACGTAACAGAGCTGCACTCAGAAAAATACAGCTGGAGGTTAAACGTGAGAAACAAACATCTGACACTTTTAGGTTTGATTTACTCACACATATAATGAAGGTGTCTCTGAAATCTGATGTTAAATACAGTtactgtctttctgtctgcctaCAGATACTTTTACTAACTTCACTAAGTCTCTAACTGTTGGACAGAATCTCACATACTGGTGTAAATATCCAGAGGGTACTACGATAAAATTCATCTGTAAAGGAGAAGATCCATCTATATGTAAACCGATAGTAAGCACCGCACAGAGCAACGCTGGAAAGTTTTCTATGATGGATGACAAAGTGAAAAATATCACCATAACAGTGAGAAACGTAACAACAGAAGACACTGGGACATACTGGTGTGGAGCAGAAAGAAATGACCCAAAACAGAGCAACCCATTCTTCCACAGGCTCATGATGATTGTCGGTGAGTCgagttattttattttgtagatgtTATCTgaccaggggcgattctaggatctgacctttgggggggctcagcccccataagatttttttttttttttaaacccttaaATCATGACTTCTGGTGAGTTCTGGGGAAAGAATAGACAGATTAAGACATGCAATTATGACAAACTATCAACAGATTAAAggcatctgctgtgaaaaaaagatGGCAACTACAAAGCACGATTATTGCAGCACACATACCCATGGGAgtcggactgggggggaaaaggggacagagtacccagggccctcatgtgaggagggcccaaaaatatgctagaattaatagctgtggatgcggggaggggcctatagaaaatgcctttctacagggcccagaatttggAGCTACGCCCCTGCACATACCTTGAACTGGTAAAATAAGCCTGAACATATTTGTAGACaggattattcatgtttttttctgctgttaattttttaacaaaacaatattaTGCAATACAGGAAATAAATCAGAGGCCAATGAATAATATGCATCATATGtatatagcaaaaaaaaaaaaaaaacacttaaagagGGAAGAAAACTAGTCCTCCATGAAATCCATATGTAAATATAATGTGAAGggaatattttaagtgttttaagtgtttttgccCGTACAATATATGTCCACTTTCTCAACTGGTTCTTCCAGGTCCCTCTCGTTGtccactctctctccatcctgctctctctctttctccatcctcctctctctctctatccccctCCCTCTGTCGTATTACTGACaatcacatacaaaacattttgtaatcaactagaaaataatcttcaaataaaagagaaaacaaaaaacactatatatatatatatatatatatatatatatatatatatatatatatatatatatatatatatatatatatatatctcttatAGGAAACCTAGCCATTTTCTCACCTTGTtcatcttgctctctctctctctctctctgcccttctcCCTTTCTATTCTCCTCACTCCTTTGTGCTGTCAACCAGAAGGCAAATGTAATCAACTAATCAACAGAGAATGCATGGTGTAGGCCACCAAAGGTTATACATTCACCTATTTATAACATATGTGAATATGGGGTTGCTGTTCCTTGCAGTGGGATAAtgttaaaggcttatcttatacTTTCTCACCTGAACCtggctgttttctttaaaaaaagaagcatatATCCATCTATGGGGAAACAGACTGAGTCAGGGTTTGTTGTTCCAGTGTTTCTGTTCTGATATGAATGAGTCTGATGATCCGTCAGGtcgaattatttatttttcattggcattgacagttaaaaataagaaagtGTCTAGTAGGGAGGTAACTGCAGCGCTAGGCTATTTTTAATCAAGCCGTTACGGCAGGCTATTAATAGCAAACTTGTAAGCTACATTTGCCTAGTTAGCAATTTTGTCTAACGTTGCACAACAAAATTGGACTCCGTGGTGGGCTAATTCAGATATAATTGCCATCATTGTGATCAGGGAATCACAAATTGGTTCTACAAATACTACACCTGTAGCCTACTTAACGTGTTCATTCGATTAGATTTAATTTTCACTCCATTAGCCATACCTTTTCAGTGGTTGAAAGTAGCCATACTCTGACGACCGAATTCAACAAAGTTATCAGTGCAGACTGAACAGTAGGCTGAGGCGCCCTCGTTCAGGAAATCGCAGATAGGCTATTGACTTTAGTCGTCATTTATCCTATTCCATCGCTAAAATCAGGTTTGCAAAAGTAGGTAATAAGGTTTGAGCACTAAacgatttcacaaaatcacaatgataaagactttatttttcaggGGTGCTGAGATGATTTTTAgaattttttaaaaacagcctAGAGCAATCTATGTATCTGACCCTGGTTCAGATTGTGAGGGAGTAACTCATCTATTTGAAGAGAAAGCTACAACAATTCTTGATCAGTGCTGGacttatattttaattttatgaaGTTATTTAATAACTGTGTGTTTTTGATCTGTTGAGTTTCAGCCAACACAATTCTTCCAAAATGACTACTAACAGTAGAAGTAATGAGCCCCTTCATACTGTATTTGAAGAAGCAAATATGTCTCTAAACCATTAAAGGCGTTACACAAGAGCAAAACAAGAAAAGGAAGTGGTTTATTAAGTTACGTGAGGGTGGGTGAGATAAAAAGGTGTGATGTGTGTCTACTCAGTCCTAACAACTGTTATACTTGGAGAAGTTCTCATTTTATAATCATAAAATGTATCATGTTAAAAACACTTGTCAAACTTAACCAAAGCTTTAGTGATTTACACCAAATTTTTGTAACCAAAGATTATGATCTTAATGTTACTATAATCTATGTCCACAACTTATTTAAAATCCTTTATATCAGCTGTAAACTGAACATTTACTCTTTACACAATAACCACAGATGATAAATGtatataatagtaataataataacagtaatattAATTGCATTAGCTGCTTCCACAACACTTATTCTTCATTGCAGGACGTGTGTTCCTTTTATAAACATGCTGCCAGAACTGTAAATGATTCCTTTTCCTCTACAGACATGCATCATTTACTGAGGACAGTCACTGTAATATGCATATCATATCAGAATGTATAATCAGCCACTTTgagaaagacttttttttcaaaaggcaGTGAGCTGTGATATCCTGATGCTGACGGATACTTGAGCTTGTTGCTATTTATGTTCTTGTGTTCATTTCCTGTGATCTAACAACTTTAACCACTGATACACTTTCAAGTTTCTACTGATTTTATCCCCACAGATGTAGTGtcttcattttaaaacaagtttTTCATTATCTTTTATGTTAATTCTAGGGCTGTcttcgactaaagaaattcttagtcgactaacacttatatgattttgtcgattaatcgattagttgatgtaatcgacagagctgtgctctttgagaggtggttaagactagaaaagcacaatataaatgtagttaatgaaccatctgtaaaactgagtttctccacaattaatcctgcaaaagcaccactttaaatcttgtgtttaccagaaatgtgctcataagtttcttggaaacgTAATGAcatggctggctggctgctagttagctaacgctagcatgctattccaccaagtttccatgctacataaataagccgagggacagagttgtccctcatctggcgatagaaaccctgcttttcccgttctgttagctcagagctccacagcctaagtccacaggtacaaattagttttgcaccaactgtatcgtcaagagtgttgtgaaagtcgaggtgcacagattcgccactttgtgatgcgagagagcacatatgtgaagttgcagtgacagattcgagaggttgtaatcactgagttgtggttgtgatggaaaatgaaccagagtaaaaaaaaaagtatacgagtaaatgttgcattataagtttgcagctgtcattgtgttcatgtaaatatcaatctacacatttgtgaatattttttctgtaacttcacattcagaatacaggtgtgtgaacattttctacaagtgcaaatttcaacttacaagttcagattttttttacaagctctcatgttttttttctttgtatgacttcaaattcagatcacatgtgtgtgaatattttttacaagtgcaaattaaatttttacaagtgcaaattttaacatacaagttcagattttttgttctgcaagttctcacattgtattctacaagctctccctttttgcaccatatttaccttcatagctaaccggctgctggctgtagcttcaaaTGTATCAGAGAGatgtgagagtggtatcaatctcctCTCTGCCGAAAAGCAAATAAACACATTCCCCACAGTGTTAAAGTATTCCATTAAAAGGCTATATAAGGGCACccaggtagctcagttggtagagcaggcgcccatgtgTAGAGgcttactcctcaacgcagcggccgtgggttcgacctgtagccctttgctgcatgtcattccccctctctctcccctttcaagtcttcatctgtcctgtcaaaaataaaggtcgaaaatgccccaaaaaatattcttaaaaaaaaaaaaggctatttAAACCTTTTACACAGCAGATATAGTTTGACTTGCCAAGTAGGAAAAGCACTAAGTAATAGCATTAACAATGGCTGAAAGTGACCCAGCAAGTCACCACAGTGTGAACAATATTAGGGCCCTGAagctgaagcagctaaatggaatttagTCTcatttagggctgggcaataataCAATATGATAATTTATCGTCTTTCAATGGAATCATATCGTGATGAAATCATATATCGAGATATCATGATATACAATTCTTTTGTCTAAATTGATAATAACAAGCACATACTAACTCAATTGTCTCGGAACAtctgttgtgaaacattttgaggGAATATCTTTATTGCAGATTGCAATTGCAGATTTGTGTTAACATCACAGTATTTTTGTGCGTGCATAGTCAGTATATGGATGGGgcaacaaatatttattttttctctataatttcacttgaaactgtttaccatattattgattattgatctaaaaatctcattgtaaaaCATATTTAGTGAAAGCAACCCTACAATATATTTGCAATATCGATGTATTTTgtcaagaatattgtgatatctgatttgctccgtatcgcccagccctagtctcattcattttattatttacacctgggTTTTTTCTACTGTGACGACGTGTCAAAATCTCTTTATTCAATAACGTTAGGTTGCCACACAATTCACTCAACTTCACTCGTAAAGTTTATTCGAAAATGTTCAATAAGATTTATGTGTGTGCCTTTGTCTCTGTAACGAAGAAAAAGAGTTAGAAATAGAGACTGGGCATGAACATTTGTGCTAGCTGGATGTATTAATGTATGTTCAGTCTAAAagtttttctttccatttttctttcttttgatgaGATGTTAATCTCTATGCGTTCATGCACAACTTTAAAGCACTTTTGTTTGCTTTCAGTACCAGCAACAAAACCACCAAGACCAACCCCACCCACATTTCCTGTTTCTTCAACCAAGTCAACTACAACAACTCCTGCACCTGCTGGGAGACGTGGTAAGAGGTGGAACGTCTGCTGCAGATGAGCATTTTTATCATTTAAGTTCTGAAAATTCCTCTTAGATACATTAACACAGATACTCCTGGATAAAATGACTAGAGGTGTAACTCACAACTTTTAttacgatacaatattatatcaattatttatgatattaACAATTGTATCGTTATCCAGTCCAAGTCTGCCATGGTAACAATTTGATTTGATGCAATTCAGGGGCCTGCGATCACAAAAAGCAACTCAATTAGGATTTGACCATTTTATCACAGAGCTCTTTcagtaatttaaatgaaaagtagggctgtcaatcgattaaaacatttagtcgaatta
It includes:
- the LOC116034520 gene encoding polymeric immunoglobulin receptor-like; its protein translation is MSTMRNFLLIFLSLMITGWEASSDVKGCTDGWVEFTCQHKTSQQYQRVDVVKGSKTIIQSTENNVWQTEGRFSVYHDAANRKLRVVVVIKQLQRGDFENYTCTFILHQKSDCDKVNLKVDDGCQTPFHQTAYRTANTTISCDKRKSEVMFFCKENGSICEDILSTKSSPKSNGSFTLTETSSSFNMSISNVSSEHAGVYWCGVETNKGRNRAALRKIQLEVKHTFTNFTKSLTVGQNLTYWCKYPEGTTIKFICKGEDPSICKPIVSTAQSNAGKFSMMDDKVKNITITVRNVTTEDTGTYWCGAERNDPKQSNPFFHRLMMIVVPATKPPRPTPPTFPVSSTKSTTTTPAPAGRRGKRWNVCCR